In the genome of Botrytis cinerea B05.10 chromosome 13, complete sequence, one region contains:
- the Bcrtp1 gene encoding Bcrtp1, translating into MSEKQNSRTAQPPLVDQFLQIGKAAFDPEIPETTKFQSRHEFNNLIESNSTLKLMPVLNLLVQPDRVQTWLRGPLIQTLARLPLRTRGVQDTIEFVFSIHPSNASMKASDSVGSRSVNISHEAMSSASRLLSSPPQGMSAEEWFSGIAPQLFDLLDGEGEREMDKAASYIIGFGILGRKLYGAPGAPGWKSLVEPILGSVDPALFPPCTKEKSQVEEIVVLGMPEVLVTAEDLRKNLRRLLTIVTSHPHPSLTKRLLNPILLPLWALFCVENKDNGGESSAYAGKLLKILLQLLVSTTSKPSEGALSKILNDILFQGRSEPDKTSWIYRSSNDGKEIQIEKMPETTTMNQQHLDIGQINTAVEKFTGLLNEFPDSDSQVSQMFLMLCQKWLSQAKPSTAPILIHSPLISGEEDAKQKLIEAKLLQEMINVMPEKLVQDSKQIVELVDGVLIDATGAEDSNSEDQEGIVSIALSLLNIILTSPNFRPTPIIEPFLARIESSLRIYGRRTVTEVTQTAQNLLVILQFRHALHESSESLSENIPSQTVEDRKTYNLAMSYLTSVESPPPVRVQGIELIQSLISARSSILDIPALLILFASLLQDSEEYVYLRAIRCFIDLSKIHPRAVLKDLIERYADGNEDYDLDARLRLGEALLQVIQSSPTNFTGDIAQTVSEGLLSIAGRRGHRPKSEAEQIRRDKLKKQKTAEAEEAWDGPVPQLDEILEPDANHPEYELLSQIVSGWESKRGTEDIRIRSSALAILGEAIECNVSGIGHKPISMSVDLSIHILTLEPEIEKGILRRSAILLVMSFVRALDKARSEGRRLGFGFVGQSLDDMTRILKYVQSTDNDGLVRQHAKDVVEGIESWQMNSLIPVESLVGGGGIENLSARGIENLAGLNITPVNRNGNATKPRIEEIE; encoded by the exons ATGTCAGAGAAACAAAACAGTAGGACTGCACAACCGCCTTTGGTTGATCAATTTCTACAGATCGGAAAGGCAGCTTTTGATCCAGAGATTCCGGAAACcacaaaatttcaatcgCGACATGAATTTAACAACTTAATTGAAAG TAATTCTACTTTGAAACTCATGCCCGTTTTGAATCTTCTTGTTCAACCAGACCGAGTACAAACATGGTTACGAGGACCTTTGATTCAAACTTTAGCCCGTCTTCCCCTCAGGACACGCGGCGTACAAGACACCATTGAGTTTGTCTTCTCGATCCATCCGAGTAATGCTAGTATGAAGGCATCAGACTCCGTTGGTAGTCGCTCAGTGAATATTTCTCATGAAGCCATGAGCTCCGCATCAAGACTCTTATCTTCACCCCCACAAGGAATGTCAGCAGAGGAATGGTTCAGTGGCATTGCCCCTCAATTatttgatcttcttgatggagaaggagagcGAGAAATGGATAAAGCTGCTTCCTACATCATTGGGTTTGGTATATTGGGTCGCAAGCTTTATGGAGCCCCAG GCGCACCGGGATGGAAATCTTTGGTCGAACCAATTCTTGGATCAGTTGACCCAGCCCTTTTTCCTCCATgcacaaaagaaaaatcacaAGTTGAAGAGATAGTAGTACTTGGAATGCCAGAAGTTCTCGTCACAGCGGAGGATCTTAGGAAAAATCTACGAAGATTGCTTACTATAGTAACATCACATCCTCACCCATCACTGACGAAACGACTTCTTAATCCAATTCTCTTGCCACTGTGGGCCTTGTTTTGCGTCgaaaataaagataatgGAGGGGAATCTAGTGCGTATGCAGGAAAGCTGTTAAAAATTTTGTTGCAGCTTTTAGTGTCAACGACATCTAAACCTAGCGAAGGCGCACTCTCcaaaattttgaatgatatcCTGTTTCAAGGCAGATCAGAGCCTGATAAAACGAGTTGGATTTACCGTTCATCAAATGACGGTAAGGAGATTCAAATTGAGAAAATGCCAGAAACTACCACGATGAACCAACAACACCTTGATATTGGCCAAATTAACACAGCAGTAGAAAAGTTTACTGGCCTATTGAATGAGTTCCCTGATTCTGATTCACAGGTATCTCAAATGTTTTTAATGTTGTGTCAGAAATGGCTCTCGCAAGCAAAGCCTTCTACAGCTCCTATTTTAATTCATTCTCCATTAATCAGTGGCGAAGAAGACGCGAAACAAAAGCTCATTGAAGCAAAGTTGTTACAAGAAATGATCAACGTAATGCCAGAGAAGCTTGTTCAAGATTCAAAGCAGATAGTGGAACTGGTTGATGGAGTGCTGATCGACGCAACTGGCGCCGAAGATTCAAATTCCGAAGATCAGGAGGGGATTGTCTCTATTGCTTTaagtttattaaatattattcttaCATCACCAAACTTTAGGCCAACCCCGATTATAGAGCCTTTCCTAGCAAGAATCGAATCTTCTCTTCGAATTTATGGACGCAGAACAGTTACAGAAGTAACCCAAACCGCACAAAATCTTCTCGTCATTCTACAATTTCGTCATGCACTTCACGAGTCAAGCGAGTCACTATCAGAAAACATTCCCAGTCAGACAGTAGAAGACCGAAAGACTTATAATCTTGCCATGTCATATCTAACTTCTGTTGAATCTCCTCCCCCAGTAAGAGTCCAAGGAATTGAACTAATCCAGAGCCTTATCAGCGCTCGTAGTTCAATTTTGGACATACCCGCgcttctcattctttttgcATCGCTACTTCAAGATTCTGAAGAATACGTTTATCTTCGGGCTATCAGGTGCTTTATCGACCTTTCGAAAATCCACCCTAGGGCTGTACTAAAAGATCTTATTGAGCGTTATGCAGATGGCAATGAGGATTATGATCTCGACGCCCGTTTGAGACTTGGGGAAGCGTTACTTCAGGTCATTCAATCCTCGCCAACAAACTTTACAGGCGATATTGCACAAACCGTCAGCGAAGGTCTGCTTTCGATTGCTGGTCGGAGAGGCCATCGACCTAAAAGCGAGGCCGAACAAATCAGACGCGATAAACTCAAGAAACAGAAGACAGCCGAAGCAGAAGAGGCATGGGATGGCCCAGTTCCACAATTGGACGAAATTCTCGAGCCAGATGCTAACCATCCTGAATATGAATTACTTTCTCAAATAGTTTCAGGTTGGGAAAGCAAGCGTGGAACGGAAGATATACGGATACGCTCGTCTGCTTTGGCGATTCTCGGCGAGGCCATAGAATGCAATGTATCAGGCATCGGACACAAACCAATTTCTATGTCTGTAGATCTCAGCATTCATATACTCACGTTGGAACCGGAGATTGAGAAAGGGATTCTTCGCCGATCTGCCATTCTTCTCGTCATGAGCTTTGTACGCGCATTGGACAAAGCAAGATCCGAAGGCAGAAGGTTAGGATTTGGATTCGTAGGCCAGAGTCTGGATGACATGAcgagaatattgaaatatgttCAGAGTACGGACAATGATGGTTTGGTTAGGCAGCATGCAAAAGATGTTGTCGAGGGGATAGAATCATGGCAAATGAACTCATTAATCCCTGTTGAAAGTTTAGTAGGAGGTGGTGggattgagaatttgagTGCCCGTGGGATCGAGAACTTGGCTGGTTTGAATATTACCCCAGTCAACaggaatggaaatgcaaCGAAGCCGAGGATTGAGGAAATTGAGTAG